CAACGTCTTTGCGTATTTGACGCACTAACGGCCAGCACGGAGGCCGGTAAGCTACACCAGCCCCTGATCCAGCATCGCATCCGCCACCTTGAGAAAGCCAGCGATGTTGGCGCCGTTCACGTAGTTGTGCGGCGTGGCGAATCGCTCCGCGGCGTCCACGCAGGCGGCGTGGATACTCCTCATCAGGATCTGTAGCCTCTGGTCCACCTCTTCGCGGGTCCAGCTGTAGCGCATGCTGTTCTGAGCCATCTCCAGGCCGGAAACCGCGACGCCGCCAGCGTTGGCCGCTTTGCCCGGGCCAAAAAGAATACGCCGGTCCACGAAGCGCTCCACCGCATCGGGCGTCGACGGCATGTTGGCGCCCTCGGAAACGACGTACACACCATTGGCCAGGAGGTTATCGGCATCTTTGCCGTTGATCTCGTTCTCCGTCGCGCTGGGGAAGGCGCAACTGGCGGTGTGATTCCAGAGCGGGTTCTGGTCTGCTGCGGGGTCTTCCGGAGTGTAGACGGCGCTCTTGTACTTTTCCGCATACTCCTTGATCCGCCCGCGGCGCACGTTCTTGAGCTCCATCACGAACGCGAGCTTGTTGTCGTCGATGCCCTCGGGGTCGTAGATGTATCCGCTCGAATCGGAGAGGGTCACGGCCTTGGCGCCGAGCTGATTGAGCTTCTCGACGGTGTACTGCGCCACGTTGCCGCTTCCAGAAACGAGACAGGTCTTGCCCTGAAGGGTCTCGTTTTTCGTCTCCAGCATGTCGGCGGCGAAGTACACCGCGCCGTAACCCGTGGCCTCGGGACGAATGAGCGAACCGCCCCAGTTCGTGCCTTTGCCGGTCAGGACGCCGGTGAACTCGTTAGCGATCCGCTTGTATTGGCCAAACAGGAAGCCGATCTCGCGGCCACCCACGCCAATGTCACCCGCGGGGACGTCGGTATTCGGTCCGATATGCCGGTAGAGCTCGGTCATGAAGCTCTGGCAGAACCGCATCACCTCATGATCGCTCTTGCCCTTCGGGTCGAAGTCCGATCCTCCCTTGCCTCCGCCCATGGGGAGTGTGGTGAGGGAGTTCTTGAAGACCTGCTCGAACGCGAGGAACTTGAGGACACCCAAATCGACCGACGGATGGAAACGCAGGCCTCCCTTGTAGGGACCAATGGCGCTGTTCATCTCGATTCGAAAG
The genomic region above belongs to Vicinamibacteria bacterium and contains:
- the gdhA gene encoding NADP-specific glutamate dehydrogenase — its product is MSEYVATLMSEVKAKNPAEPEFHQAVQEVVESLELVLDRHPEYRSAKVLERIIEPERVVMFRVPWMDDQGEVCINRGFRIEMNSAIGPYKGGLRFHPSVDLGVLKFLAFEQVFKNSLTTLPMGGGKGGSDFDPKGKSDHEVMRFCQSFMTELYRHIGPNTDVPAGDIGVGGREIGFLFGQYKRIANEFTGVLTGKGTNWGGSLIRPEATGYGAVYFAADMLETKNETLQGKTCLVSGSGNVAQYTVEKLNQLGAKAVTLSDSSGYIYDPEGIDDNKLAFVMELKNVRRGRIKEYAEKYKSAVYTPEDPAADQNPLWNHTASCAFPSATENEINGKDADNLLANGVYVVSEGANMPSTPDAVERFVDRRILFGPGKAANAGGVAVSGLEMAQNSMRYSWTREEVDQRLQILMRSIHAACVDAAERFATPHNYVNGANIAGFLKVADAMLDQGLV